A stretch of Cytobacillus sp. IB215665 DNA encodes these proteins:
- a CDS encoding FAD-dependent oxidoreductase, with amino-acid sequence MSEKFDVIVVGAGPAGTSCAYTCAKHGLNVLLIERGEYPGSKNVMGGVLYRKQMEEIIPEFWKEAPLERPVIEQRFWMMDKESMVSFGYKGLEWGKEPYNNFTVLRAKFDQWFAQKAVEAGALLINETVVKECIVENGKVIGVRTDRPDGDVYADVVVLADGVNSLLGKQLGFHKEFKPDEVALTVMEVINLPKAKINERFNLEDNQGCTVEIFGDSTKGNLGTAFLYTNKDSLNLGVGTTLSSMIKAKMKPYDLLDYVKSHPMVKPYVDGGESVEYLAHLIPEGGYHSIPKIVGDGVLVAGDAAQFVNAIHREGSNMAMSSGRLAAEAILHAKERDSYSEATLNVYRENIYNSFIGKDLKKYKDATHTFENNPQYFKEYLPMMNKAASKFFTVDGTPKKDKQKEIIRTIRGEKGTFKLMSDMYRAWKAVK; translated from the coding sequence ATGTCTGAAAAATTTGATGTAATAGTCGTAGGAGCAGGCCCAGCAGGCACTTCTTGCGCATATACTTGTGCTAAACATGGTTTGAATGTACTTCTTATTGAACGTGGAGAATATCCTGGCAGTAAAAACGTCATGGGTGGCGTGTTATATAGAAAACAAATGGAAGAGATCATACCGGAGTTTTGGAAAGAGGCTCCTTTAGAAAGGCCGGTTATTGAACAACGCTTTTGGATGATGGATAAAGAATCAATGGTTTCCTTTGGATATAAAGGTCTTGAATGGGGGAAGGAGCCTTATAATAACTTTACGGTTTTACGAGCTAAATTTGATCAATGGTTTGCTCAAAAAGCAGTAGAAGCTGGAGCTCTATTAATTAATGAAACCGTTGTGAAAGAATGTATCGTAGAAAATGGTAAAGTTATCGGTGTAAGGACTGATCGACCGGATGGAGATGTATACGCAGATGTTGTTGTTTTAGCCGACGGAGTTAATTCTTTATTAGGAAAACAACTAGGATTTCATAAAGAATTTAAGCCTGATGAGGTAGCGTTAACCGTCATGGAGGTGATTAATCTTCCGAAGGCTAAAATAAATGAAAGATTTAATCTCGAAGATAATCAAGGCTGTACAGTAGAAATATTTGGGGACTCAACTAAAGGGAATTTAGGTACTGCCTTTTTGTATACAAATAAAGATAGTCTAAATTTAGGGGTAGGGACTACACTATCGAGTATGATTAAAGCAAAGATGAAGCCATATGATTTACTCGATTATGTAAAATCGCATCCGATGGTCAAACCTTATGTTGATGGTGGTGAATCTGTAGAATATTTGGCGCATCTTATTCCTGAAGGTGGATATCATTCTATACCAAAAATCGTTGGTGATGGTGTTCTCGTTGCGGGCGATGCAGCACAATTTGTAAATGCAATTCATCGAGAAGGATCAAATATGGCAATGTCATCTGGACGACTTGCGGCAGAAGCAATTCTCCACGCAAAAGAAAGAGATAGCTACTCTGAAGCAACATTGAATGTGTATCGTGAGAATATTTATAACAGTTTTATTGGAAAAGACTTGAAGAAATATAAAGATGCAACTCATACATTCGAAAATAATCCACAATATTTTAAAGAATATTTGCCAATGATGAATAAAGCTGCAAGTAAGTTTTTCACAGTTGATGGAACACCTAAGAAGGATAAACAAAAGGAAATTATTCGAACAATTAGAGGTGAAAAAGGTACATTTAAACTCATGTCTGATATGTATCGTGCGTGGAAGGCGGTGAAGTAA
- a CDS encoding aspartyl-phosphate phosphatase Spo0E family protein codes for MNKLNSLQLKIDKKRKDMLTLASKRDYSSKEVVKCSQELDKLIYKYQQLTLKKQERLSYQVFFFWDKPMKKGNVKSGTKTG; via the coding sequence ATGAATAAGCTTAATAGTCTTCAATTAAAGATTGATAAAAAAAGAAAAGATATGTTAACGTTAGCTTCAAAAAGAGATTACTCAAGTAAAGAGGTTGTTAAGTGCAGTCAAGAATTGGATAAGCTAATTTATAAGTACCAACAACTAACGTTGAAGAAACAAGAACGTCTATCTTATCAAGTATTTTTCTTTTGGGACAAGCCTATGAAGAAAGGTAATGTGAAATCTGGAACTAAAACAGGATGA
- a CDS encoding electron transfer flavoprotein subunit beta/FixA family protein translates to MHIVVCVKQVPDTKIIKINPKTNTLDRRSAPAILNPYDAHAVQEAVRLKKLVGGKITVLSMGPPQADAVIKKCIEIGADQGFLISDRAFAGADTLATSYALSKALEKIKKDQPIDLVLCGKHAIDGDTGQTGPGIARRLDIPPITNVIEVVEINQSEETMLVKRKLSNGYELIQTTIPSLLTVEKEINDIEYAPLPNMIMAARYSPIVWTVNDLEDVDRKQLGLKGSPTIVGKMFTPPKPEGGKIIEGTVDEQVNQIINLLLDKKELFEEKVEG, encoded by the coding sequence ATGCACATCGTAGTTTGCGTTAAACAAGTACCAGACACAAAGATTATTAAAATTAATCCTAAAACCAATACGTTAGACCGCCGGAGTGCTCCCGCTATTTTGAACCCGTATGATGCTCATGCTGTTCAAGAAGCAGTCCGCTTAAAAAAGCTAGTAGGTGGGAAAATTACAGTATTATCAATGGGTCCACCGCAAGCAGATGCCGTAATTAAAAAATGTATTGAAATAGGCGCAGATCAAGGATTTTTAATTTCTGATCGGGCGTTTGCTGGAGCTGATACGTTAGCAACTAGTTATGCATTGTCGAAAGCTTTAGAGAAAATTAAGAAAGATCAACCAATAGATTTGGTGTTATGTGGAAAGCATGCCATAGATGGTGATACAGGGCAAACTGGACCAGGAATAGCAAGAAGGTTGGATATACCTCCGATTACAAATGTTATTGAAGTGGTGGAAATTAACCAGTCAGAAGAAACGATGTTAGTTAAAAGGAAATTATCAAATGGATATGAACTCATTCAAACAACTATCCCATCACTCTTAACAGTTGAAAAAGAAATAAATGATATTGAATATGCACCATTACCTAACATGATAATGGCTGCACGTTATTCTCCTATAGTTTGGACTGTTAATGACCTTGAAGATGTAGATCGAAAGCAACTAGGACTAAAAGGTTCTCCGACGATAGTAGGCAAAATGTTTACACCACCTAAGCCAGAAGGTGGAAAAATAATTGAAGGGACAGTTGATGAACAAGTCAATCAAATTATTAATCTACTTTTGGATAAGAAAGAGTTATTTGAAGAAAAAGTTGAAGGATGA
- a CDS encoding electron transfer flavoprotein subunit alpha/FixB family protein, which produces MEENRGVWVFIEQNDGKIEGVSLELLGAGRKLADKLDVALAGVLLGDGVKELSSEIFAFGADEVYVIDDPILKDYRTETYMDGVVKVSERYKPEIFLYGATPNGKDLASAVATDLSTGLTADTTMLDVNVDKRLLEASRPAFGGNIMATILCKKHRPQMATVRPKVMKALLPDYGRSGNMIEETIDLQEDQLRTKVLQIVKDVDKKAALAEAHVIVAGGKGLGDEKGFQLIHELADVIGGTVGGTRDVVEAGWLPHENQVGQTGETVTPKIYFAIGISGAIQHVVGMKNSEYIIAINKDENAPIFDVSTYGIVGDALEIVPKLIEQFKKARTQKDGEVSYV; this is translated from the coding sequence ATGGAAGAAAACAGAGGTGTTTGGGTCTTTATAGAGCAAAATGATGGCAAGATAGAAGGTGTTTCATTAGAACTACTCGGAGCAGGTAGAAAACTAGCAGATAAACTAGATGTTGCTTTGGCAGGGGTTTTACTAGGTGATGGTGTGAAGGAGCTGAGCTCAGAGATATTTGCATTTGGTGCAGATGAGGTTTATGTCATTGATGATCCGATTTTGAAAGATTATCGAACTGAAACTTACATGGATGGGGTCGTGAAAGTTAGTGAAAGATATAAACCAGAGATTTTTCTATATGGTGCAACTCCGAATGGGAAGGACCTTGCGAGTGCTGTAGCAACAGATTTAAGTACTGGGTTAACAGCAGATACAACGATGCTAGACGTAAATGTCGATAAGAGATTATTAGAAGCCAGTCGTCCTGCTTTTGGTGGAAATATTATGGCAACGATTTTGTGTAAGAAGCATCGACCACAAATGGCTACTGTACGCCCGAAGGTTATGAAAGCGCTATTACCAGATTACGGTCGTTCAGGTAACATGATTGAAGAAACGATTGATTTACAGGAAGATCAATTGCGCACAAAGGTATTGCAAATAGTGAAAGATGTGGATAAGAAGGCAGCGCTAGCTGAAGCGCATGTTATTGTAGCCGGTGGCAAAGGTTTAGGTGATGAGAAAGGATTTCAACTCATTCATGAGTTAGCGGATGTAATTGGAGGTACAGTTGGAGGTACTCGTGATGTAGTAGAAGCTGGATGGCTACCACACGAAAACCAAGTTGGACAGACTGGAGAAACAGTAACTCCTAAAATATATTTTGCTATAGGAATATCTGGTGCAATTCAACATGTTGTTGGCATGAAAAACTCCGAATATATCATTGCCATTAATAAGGATGAAAACGCACCTATATTTGATGTGTCAACATATGGAATTGTAGGAGATGCGCTTGAAATAGTTCCAAAACTAATCGAACAATTCAAGAAGGCACGTACTCAGAAGGACGGTGAAGTTAGCTATGTCTGA
- a CDS encoding ferredoxin family protein produces the protein MSNTIEDKQYLVRFKADTESHLTVLDHDVCIEKCPDKLCTVFCPAEVYKWEDIRMHVGYEGCHECGSCRIGCPYQNIKWEYPKGGHGVVFRLA, from the coding sequence ATGTCAAATACAATTGAAGATAAACAGTATTTAGTACGTTTTAAAGCAGATACAGAGTCCCACTTAACAGTTTTAGACCACGATGTATGTATCGAAAAGTGTCCTGATAAGTTGTGTACAGTATTTTGTCCAGCAGAAGTTTACAAATGGGAAGATATACGTATGCATGTAGGTTACGAAGGCTGTCATGAATGTGGAAGTTGTCGTATTGGTTGTCCTTACCAAAATATCAAATGGGAATATCCGAAAGGTGGGCACGGTGTAGTATTTAGACT